TACACCAAGCCAGAGTTGTTTATTAAAAGTGTCTGCCCTCGGACTCTAAGTTTTTCTCTGTACATCAAAGATTCAAGCACAAAAGGCATAAACACATTTAGATATGCTGGAAGAAGGTAAGAAAATTTCTTACTACAGATTGAAAATATTCAGGAGACAGTCCTTCCAGCTCAAGGATTTTATCTTCAAGCTTCTTAATTCTCTGATAAATGTCTCTTGGTACTGGACCACCTAAATACATCAGTAGTAATggaaagaaatcaggaaaagcGCTTGAATACTTTATTTAACTAAACACTGCAAGTCTGACATTTGAATTCTTCAAGATTAGCTATCAACCAGTAGCTGAACAAAACAAATGGATGGGATAATATAAAGGAAGGATAATTAATATGATTCAGGGTAAAACCTGATTGATAAGCCAGTGTAGTCAATGAAAGCAGTAAGACAACTTCACGCAGTTGGCTGAAGTATGTCTGTCAAGGTCCCTGAAACAACTAATGACCACTCTTTGCAACACATCGGTCATGAAATGTTGCTACTTCAAAGCTGACACCAGCATTAGGAGAGAGCAGATGGGATGGCAGACTACATATGAATTCAGCTTTGTTGTGAAAGAAACCTATCTTAGATATCAATCTCCACTGAGCACCAGAGGTTAGAGGACAAGTATGAGTTGTGACAAGAACAGCATTTGCCTGACCATAGATGGGAGAACAGGAGTGGGGAATGTCTGTAttgaattaaataattaaataacagaggtctaaaaaaaaaaaaaaaaacaacaaaaaaacaaacaaacaaaaaagccccaagtTCACCCAAGAACCAccctgacaaaaaaaaccccactcagaccacaaaaccaacagcaccaaaaaaaatcccaactcaACCCATTTGCTGTTTTCATCTATACTACAGCAGCTTGGGCTTGTTTCCCCATGTAAAAATAGAACTGATCAAAAGATCAGCCTTAGCAAGCATCTTATTTGCACTCCATAGTATTCTATAATGAAGTAACTATATGAAATAACTGTTCATCACAACTAAGTACTGGCTATTCCAATTTAAATGATAGTCTGGTTCTGAACTGTATTGACAACCAAGGTCATAGCAAGATTTTACTTTTTGACActcatttccttttatttctgggTCTGTTAGACAAGACAGTTCTATTCCACAGATGACCAAAATAGAACTAATGTGAAgttggggtttattttattttttttggccATTCCTCTATTTTGTCCCTTCAAAGAAACAATTGTGCAGGTAGTTTCACTCCTTCAGTTCTGCCTTCTACTCAACACTCAGCATCTACTAATTAAATTGGCTAACTTATCACTCTTAATATAGCTTTCCTTtaatgcagagggaaaagagcagtACTAGCACTGGAAGCTGTTCTGAAAAACAACCAGCAAGTCAAGATTAACTCTTTCTGTTGCTGGAAGCAAAAACTGGTGGAACAGGTAGCTAAGGCATGTTACCTGCTCAGATGAGTATTtttgcacagctgctggggtATGCATCAAATAATATTGAGATGCTCCCCATGACTGCTGATTTGAACAGGAGTTGAGCTGGTATTGCATGCTTCCATCTTCTTAACCTATACTATAGTTTACCTGACCCATTCcttcaaataaaatttgatCACCTATTAGAGGCACAACCTGGAAGCAAGGACCCCTCCTTAGCTACCTCCAGTCATTGTCCCTGATATGCATAAACTCCAAAGTTACACACTGTAACCCTAATGCTGGCCAGCCACTTACAAATTCTGCTTCTATGCACAAAAGCCACCTTATTTTTGAGACAGCTATAGAGCTAAGCATAAAGCTCTGGCTGCCACCTCAAGTGTATCAATGCATATCTTACTCTCCTTGCTACCAGAGAACTTTAATCCACTACACAGTCACAGGATTCTAGCAATCTAGTCAAtgttccaaatatttttaaaataatggatTGTCATCTATTCagtattcagaagaaaaaaaaaatcaagcatgTCTGCAGTGTCATGTATAGAAAATTCACTTTACTAGATGGAGATAGggcttctgttctgttttgaaaataattttcaagaaaaatactaatttctCCTTGATAAGTGCCTCATTGTCCCTCAGTGCTATATTACGGAAAaccagggctggggtgaggaAAGCAACTACCTATAAAACATCAATAGCCTGACAGCTACGGCATTTACTTTAGTGCCTTTAGAAAGGTATGGACTCATGTTCGCAGGCCTAAAGAGAAGTAGTGACAACACGCTTTCCACATTATGGGAAATAAGCTTTACTCCTAAATGTACTTCAAGAAACAGCCATCTTTAGGAAAAGGTTTCAGGTCATTCTTTTTGTTGATTCTACCACCAGCCCACAAGTTGTCCATGAAGCAGCCCTTAGTCCTAAACTCAGCTTTTCCTGTTAAGTGGGTCAAGGCAGGACTCCAGTGGGTATAGAGAACCCCAATCTCCAGATATTCcatattattttaaatcctGTTCTGATGTGCCTCTCTCTTATTTGCCACCACATAAAGTGTACATTTCCTAACTCAGCATCTCAAATTGTGCATAAACCTGGGTTCCATTTTGGGCATAAAACCCTAAACACCAGATCACTTTACGTGGGGTGAATGAAACCCTTCAGTGGATCTAGATACTTTTTTTACAGTATCAGTTTTTATAGACTTGCCCAGTTTCACCACAGTAATCATAACTCTAGTATAAAATGGCACACCAATGTTAAAATTATAACATCACACAAACCTGTTTGTAAGCGTAAGTGTGCTTCAATGTTTTGCAATCTCTCCTCAACAGCTTGGTTTCCACAGTCATGCATGGGTACACTGGCTTTGTGACTGGAGCCATGCATTCCTTCAGACCTAGTCTGAGGTCCATATGTATTTACTACCCTAGAAACTAggtaaagagaaaataaatttcacatATATGCACATGAAACACAAAGCGGATCTAACTAAAAGAATCGAAATACTGAAGCACGAAAACCTGTGTTAAATCAGTTTTACAGAAGTCTTGCATATGAAGGGTCTCACACACAGTAAGATCAAAAGTTCAAGTAAAAGCACTTACTTATGTTTTTGCATGAGTAACTAAGCCTAACAAAACCCCTGGATTTTACATATGCAAAGTAAAAGAATTACTCATACATTCATGTAGAATGGCAGTGTCAAGAATTTGTCATCAGCGGCTGATAAACAGCAGAAACCTTGATATCTATGTCAGCAGTTGCACATGAGAGCTTCGCTGAATGCAAAGAAGAGGCCAGACTTAATATTACAGGAAGCATCATAAATACAGGAAGATGAGGGGAGGTACACAACTGGAAGAACCAATACAAACCTCAGCAAGAAAGTTCACTTTCATTTTTGTCATCTGGATAAAAGCTTTAGTGACTCTTAGCTGCATCTAGGACTATCTTTTACCCACGCTGAACCATGTCTTCATCAGAAGATTTTGCTCATTTCTCATTACATCAGAGTAATTTCTTAAGTTCTCCTCATAGAACTACTGCAGTGTACTGCCGATTTAAAGACTATATTGGCAGATCCAGATGCTGAagcacacgcacacacacatcatcctacatacatacatacaccTTCGTGAGTGCAACATGCTGCATTCTTGCTTGAGTTTATGCTGGTTTTACTTCCAAttcttttctaaatgtttttcacatttcagtCCTGAACTGCTCCCTGAAGTGAAagcttcccttctttttcctgtatTATGCTGCCATCCAACCAACAAATTAATACTCAATTTAAAACAGTGACTATTGAAAGAGGTTCTTTGTGAAAGATTCTAAAATCAAACTCACTTCCCCATTTCCTTCTTAGCTCACCATACctttcaaaatttattattttgctttacagTATTATTCTAAATTAAAGAATTCAAAAGAATTAATTGGTTTCTAGGACCAATATCAAGTGGATAACTGAGTATTACCACTTTGAAAATTGCAAAAGAGGGTTGCTTTCATTCTCATTttggttattttgtttgtttttaagaaggATAACTTGCGTACACCTAGAGAGCAGCAGATGAACAACCAATATATTACACACAACTTCTGTTGGACATAATTTCTATATTCTTTCCAAAAAATAGTGCAGTGATAAATTCATTCCCCAGCTTGTCACTTCTTATAAATCTATGCCTGAGAACTTCCACTGTCTGAAAATTATATTCTATTTCAAGACACTTGCACAAACTTACGAAAAATAGAAGATAATCCTATTTAATCTCAATTCCTTATTGACGGTTTCACCTTAGAAGAAAAACTAATTGTTCACCTTCTCTGTCCTGCTTTAtcttttccacatttccttTCAGACAATGAAAATAGGCtattttgttttggtctttAGTGCCTAACCATTCATTTAGTGAAGCAGTTATGGGATTTAAAACCTTGAAGACATAAATGAAGATGTAAAAGTATTCACTAGAGTAAGAAAATCAATACATTTTGTTTGCAATTTTGACATTCTATAAAAAGTTTTGATATCAAAAACTTATCAGTGCTGTTATATCTGGACACTGAAATGGGTATTAAAAGAGTTGCTTACCCTTTATATGACTTTTAAATCCAGGATAGGGTGTGAAAATTGCATCTGTTCTGGCACAgctattttctaaataaataatgataTAACAAGTGAGATccaaattctgtatttataattaaaaatattctaaccACCATCAGCTTTGATGCTTTAAACGAATCTAATTAAAATGcttcaaacaacaaaaaaatcaataaaaaaaaatacttaattcaTTCTACAATCACTTGCCCATTAATAGTTTCACACATTTGCATGAATTTACTGCTTTTAATTGGATAAGTCACTCATATAAATGTATTCACATGTGTATATAGAAGTTTACTGGAGCAGGACCAAATTTATTTGGTTCTTACTTTTCACTGCATTTCTCTGTAActtatttccttcttcctgtACAGAAGCCTTTCTCCTGCTTACCACTGTTATTCTGGTTTTATGTCTTTTTCTGAAACTCTCCTATTTTTCGACTGTGATCTAGTTTATTTGTCAGCATTCTTTCCTAAATCTTTCTGCATTTATTCTGATCCATGTGACTTCTTTCCTTAGCCTAACCACAAAACCTATACTATGGAGCACCTTCATTTATTCTGATGTTTCTATTTTCATAGAAATCTCTGTTCATTACACCAAAGCTCTACACATATTTTATTACACCCGAACAATGAGACAAGTCTTATTATCAATTCTTCTGTACATAACTACCAATTCTGGGAAACAAGGTTTCACTATCTAGCATATTCTACTAAACTTTGGCTGTCCTTTGCATTCCAACATTCAAGCAGTTAAATTCTCTACAAAGCTTAGTGAACAATAAGCTTTGATCTCTAAGAGTTTAAGTACCTCAAAGAGACAATGCACATGTGGGTTCACAGGTACTTAGAAAATATCTCTGTACAACTTATGTAGTTATGTATATAAAATTGTCTTAACTTCCAAGATGCATTTGGCTACAGCTACTGATCCTGTAAATGGGATCCAGTCTGCCAAATGGATTTAAGATTGGTTACAGATACAGCCAATTGTACTACAATGTGAGCAATGTTAAAAAGTCATTTCAAGTAGCTAGTAATTCAAATTCATtgtaaaaaatacttctttgtaATTTAACTAGCATTAAATTAACTTCAATGTGAATATGCAACTCACAAGACATTTATGAATtgcaattccatttcctttggaGGAAACCTAGTTAAAACACTGGGAACAATAGCTACAAAATCATCTGATCCAAGATAGCAGTTCTTAAAATTAACACAATAATAGATATAATCTTTCTGTATGGGATGCATTAAACATTGTCATCCAGTGACTACTCAATTTATTATTCTGACATCTGCAGTACACATGCAAGttttaaactttaaaacaaagttACTCTtgaaaaaaagttctgttttaaatatagattagtgcttttgaaaaacaaaaaaaaaccaaaacaaacaaaaaaaacccccaaaaacaaatcaacaaaaaaatccccacacaACTTGAATTACTATGAAGATTAAAGTCCGGCTAGCCAGTTACCTTGATTACAATCAATAACATTGCAAAATTCCCTGACATTATTTTCATTGATCTCGGCTTGTTTCCTCTCGATGAAGGCTGATATCCGCCTGTCAATCTGCAGGTAATAAACATGAAGGCATATATCTATTTcattctttaaatttaaaatttagaaaggtctttctgtttttaaactCACATAAATCACttacttctgcttttccagcttttatttgGACCACTTCTGGATCAAAATTGAAACGAGCATCCTTCAGATCTCTCAAGTCATAActtccatatttttcttcagtctgaCTGTTACCATCATAAACATCTAAACTTGTCTGGCTTTCTGTTTTACCTCCAGGTTCAACATGGCCtatattttcctctttgatCAATGACTGGAGTTTTTCTAAGAGAGGctgaacaaagaaaacagtgtaTTAgggttcaaaaaaaaaaaacagtccaaaaGTCCCAAAGCCAAGAAGACAAGTACTATTTCAATTTCCAGactaatggaaataattttgggaATTACAACATCTTCCTCTGATGCAACACAGTAATAAGATTAAAAAGAAGTTCCAAATATTGTGCACACCACGATTCTGACCTTTTTGACATGTCTTTTAGAGGTTTGTAGAGGAAAACTCccaaatttctgtgaaaatctgCCCATACTCCTGTGTTACTAGCTAAATCAAAGCTTCTGTCACTGGCATCAATGCCACTTAATTAACATGTCATTCAAATGCTTACTCAGAACAGTAAGGCTTagtatttttcctccttaacATGAAATCTGGTGCTCTTACACTGTAAAGCCTTTATCACATCAGCACTACATTCTCCACTTGAAACTGTAGTTGCCCAAGTGAATGAGAGAACACAGACATGAAATACATAGGCATTAGCATGAGCACATGCTTTGCTTGACACAGTTGATTATCTACTTAGGTcatgaaattaaatgagaaaaggCACTGACATTTGTGGCAggaaaaatgcttattttactGCAGTAACTCTTACGTACGATGTAACATCACAACCTCAGTTCAAATATATGTCCCtgtctatttttaatttccatcaGTTTCATCTAGTCTGAATTTCACtgcttatttttcctctataaattaaaataattttttttaaagacaacatGGCTTTTAGCAGTCATATTTTCCAAAATGGAATCAAACTCCAACTTGCAGCATTCTTACATGTTGGatgtaaattttatttgcttttatcttGCACATATTCTCTTTCTGCTCATAACACCAAAGATCTGGTGAatgtctggaaaacaaaaggtcTTTCTTTTACCTACAgacaagaaaatacagaaacttCCCTTTTCATCCTCTCAGTACTAGGCACCTCAAATAATTCATTGACTAGCTGAAGTAAAATAGTAGTACTCAAATCCCCTCTTCTACATATGAACTATCAAGGTCAAAACACTGCTCAGTTACCAGCTGACAAACTGCTAACCCTCCCTGCCATGCAACTAAATTACTTTTGGCAGGGTCGGAAAGTTTCAAATAGTTAAAAGAAATGACAGTAATGGTGACTGGCTACTTGGCAAGATGAGACATTAATGTCAAAGAaattactcttaaaaaaaaaaaaactacgttgaaaatatatttaattgcaGTAAGACACTCCAGGATGTGTCATGCTGGGATAATGCCACTTCTTGAACCACTGAAAGCACTCTGTGAGCCTCAAAACTCACCCAACGCATGGAATCATTATCATAGCATGACACACACCTGCCGTGTCTTATTGCTTAATTATAACCCACCATAGATGGAAATGTATCCCATTTACAATGCAAGTCTAGAAATCAATGAGGCTGCATTTATTCAGCCTGCTCACCTACAGTGGCTATTCTGAAAAATCCGTAAATGTGAGTACCTATGGAGCATAGTGGAATCCCAAGCATTTAATACTTTTGCAATCCTTTTTTACTGAACACAGCAATGTAAGAACAAAATTACTGGAATTTTACAGTTGAGATTACTTTTAGTTGTTGATCGCTGTTGTCAAGGCAAATGTGTCCCATGAAATATTTACCTGTAAACATAAAATATGCTGCTGAAGTGCACTAAAGAGCAAGGCTGGCTGAAGTGCTGATGTGCTCTGAAGCTTGCTCCAATCGATTACAACTTTCACAATATCCTCTCCGAGATTAAGCTTCAACAGGGCAAAACAATAAACAATTACATTATATGTATTAACATCAAAAAAGTATACAAGAGTCCTACAAGACAACAATCATGTTCAGTCTCATACAGACCCATCCCAATTTCAGATTAGAACATTGGAGATTTGATAACAAATATAGTCCAAGCAGCTATCATTTTCCAAATAAGGTAGTATTTGTAGAATatattcaaaaattaaaaattccttaCTAACTTATCATGCTTTCATTGTATTAATTCAGTCCTTAGCtttatttaattaatgtttATGTATGAAAGCTTATTGTTCATGTTAATCACCCACAccatcttttcttttaatggatACTAGAACCACCAGCATGAAGACCCATGACCCAGGATAGCAGTCTCCTGTAAGTTCATGAATTTTATTCCAAGATTGCAAGACCATCTATGCCTGAATGACTCATGCCTTGATGTAACACCATGGCACATTCTTGAATTTTTACTTGCTGCTAATCCAAAGGAagctttatattaaaaataagtgcataaaaacatgtatttttaatatctcaAAGTTTAACAAACTCTGGATTACACAACACCATTATTAAACCTATTTTCAAATCACACTATTTTCCTGTGTATGCATTCATACTGAAACGAACAATTGCCACAGTCTATTCTCACTTCCAAGGAACTGCAATATTTAACTCCCAagacaataaagaaaaacacacataaTAAATTTGAAGTATTGTTTAAAAGAACTGTGTGCTTTCTATAAACTATAAATACACCTCCTAATACAAAGATGATTGTCAATAAACTCTAATGGGATAACACACTTTCACACCCAATTTGCCCTTTTTGTTACACTAAAGCATTTCTCAAGATGGTCACTTTCATCTCCCAAAGCTAAGAAGGTTGTTCCCCAACCAAGCATGCTGCAAGTGATACCCCAAATTCTAAATACAGATAAAATTCTTCTTTGAAATCAAGAGGACCTACAGGTACTCTGCTTGTAACACAGAATTCCCAGTTCATATGCATACTTGTACATCTATTCCTCACTccttccattaaaataaaaagcgggggtggaaacagaaaaagtacCTCAGGAAAATGACAAAAGTGACCTTCGGTCTAAAGACATTTAACTTCTAACAGCATCAAACATCATAAACAAGAACACAGAATGCATATGCACTCATGTCCTGAAGCCAGCACAAAGTGTATGAAACACCGAGAACTGGACACAAGAAATGCCTCCATCACTCTGAAGGCAAAGCTGTGGATGAGAAGCTGTCCCACCTTAGTTTCAAATCTCAGCATTAATTTTGTAAAGAATTATAAGCCCGAACCTTCCTCCTTTAGTCAAAGATCAGCCTTGCTAAATTCAGGGTTAGTTCCCAAATTACATTGCAAGGGAGACAGTCTGACTAGACATACAATGTATTTTAGATAATTTTCACAAATGGTTATCCCTGTTTAGTACTTAAGCCAAATACACAGGATgtaggaaaataaatgttctaGGATATACTAATTTTAAAGAAGTTTCAAAATCAAGAATGTATTTAGAACATAGTAGGAATAGAATTTACTTTAGGAATTAAGCCTGTGCATGTGATCATCTGAAGTACGTATTTCTGTCTGAAGTTTCCAGAGTAATATCTCCTATATGCTATATTACAGTCTACTGACAGGGTAAAAAAGGTGTACATTAAGTCatccaaatgaaacaaaatagaaGTGCTACTGCAATTTCCTAATAAGCCTCCTTTTTCAAGAAGAGTAAGCCGATATGTGCCTTCATTTCATAATGGACAACTGCTGTCCAGGCGGTTCAAGGCACAAAAAGCAACAGAacttgtaaattaaaataacttagAGGCCAGTCATATTTTTAACTCACAGacactgcttttaaataaaagtcaAGAATAAACCCCTCCTGCATCAACAAAAGTTTCTAGTATAAGAGAGTAAGTTCTCAGCTTTCACATCCTACTACTTAGTAGAACTGTGACAAACAGATTTAtaaattcagtgttttgatAACTTCAAAGCCTTTGACTAATTGCAAGTCCACAGCCTATTCAATTTAGAGGGTCATATGCAATTTCAGCcctttgaaatttgttttatgTAAACACTGGCTATCACTTGAATCTTAAATAACTTTTCAGGATCAGCTATATTGGTTTTAAGAGCTGTTATTCTCAGATGTCCTCCTGGTCACATACTGCCACTGATTGCTCCAGTAAAAAAATCCTGTGCCAGAAATATTCCTGCTTACAGCTCTATTTACCAGCATaaatccaacccaaaccactaTAATGAATCAAACTGTGACTGCTAACGATCTGGCACATGCTCGGTCATCTCTATGGAAGGGAAACGGGGAATCAGTAGTTTCAGTTAGAAGTGCAAGACAGCTTGCTAGAAGCCATAAGGGGGTAGAAGACAGCAGTTAAATCTGTCACAACTCAAGCACTGGCAGACAAGTGTGTAACTCAGCAACTGGCAAGGATCATAACTGAGCAACTGAAAGGACTTTCACAGTTAGGTGGAGCAACCAGATCCTTATCCAACCAGGGCACTGGACAGTAAAATGTGTCTGTTGTCATGGAAAGAAGACACTCCAGACACCAAAGAAGACAATTATACTCTGCACCATAGCTACTGTAACTCTACTGAGGAGATGCAGCCAATCTAAACAGTTCTCTCACAATGGTCTGTGCACAcccagttatttttaaaaatcaccacGGCCCTTCCAGTGACATGCTAGTTGTAGAGTCAGCTTTGGAGAAAAGTAAGCTGCCGAAgtccagagggaaaaataagagTTTTTAATGTAGTTTAGAAACAATTAATAAACTTGGGATGAATGCCCTAGTTAAAAGCTCAGGAAAGTTTCCCCTTAATCTCCTTTGTGTTTCTCATATATACAAGAGTTCCAAATTTTCTCTGATGTGTTCTACTACTGTCATTCATAGTGCTGTCCTCACACTTATAGATAAACTGACAATCACTAGCTCTTCATTAATCACATTCACAATTTTCACCAGGAAGAATTAAGGGGCCTTTAAACTTCAATAGATAGTTTCATGACTCAGTAACCCTATGAGCCAGCCCTGTCTGAACATCACACTGTTTAGTGCTTTAGTGTTCAAAAGCCATGGCAGTTTGTAACCATTTCAGAGACAGGAAAACAGACTCTTAACTAAGTGCCCGAATTATCAAGCCCTTCATTGTGGTTGCCTTTTGTCTGAAAACAGAGACAATTGCTAGCATACTTAGAGAGAAGCAAATATAATAGAATTCTATACATATGAGAGGTGAAACACTCtaaaaaatcatttcagatCAGCCAGCAGCTACTCCTAAACTGCCTCTGCATCTAAGAGCCCATTTCTGTACCAAACTTGCATTAAGTTACACTAGCTCCTGCAGCTATTGATCATCATCTGGCCCCAAACCTTCAAACTGCTAACTCTTGAAGTAAAAATGTGCTTCTACTGCCTTCACAGAACTGCATAAATGTTTCCACAGTGGAAAATTAATCTGTATATTGTTTATAACAATAAATAAGTTAATACTAAATCTTCTCCTGATAAGGGCCTTCCACAACTGCTGTGACATCTGTTACACAACTCACAGACATTACTAAACATAAAGTAGGTGTTTC
This region of Motacilla alba alba isolate MOTALB_02 chromosome 5, Motacilla_alba_V1.0_pri, whole genome shotgun sequence genomic DNA includes:
- the LOC119701762 gene encoding MAP3K12-binding inhibitory protein 1 isoform X1, translated to MAAAVAAPGPLPPGAPAPEVDPAASEVASSALRCLAGLAGQLNLGEDIVKVVIDWSKLQSTSALQPALLFSALQQHILCLQPLLEKLQSLIKEENIGHVEPGGKTESQTSLDVYDGNSQTEEKYGSYDLRDLKDARFNFDPEVVQIKAGKAEIDRRISAFIERKQAEINENNVREFCNVIDCNQENSCARTDAIFTPYPGFKSHIKVSRVVNTYGPQTRSEGMHGSSHKASVPMHDCGNQAVEERLQNIEAHLRLQTGGPVPRDIYQRIKKLEDKILELEGLSPEYFQSVSCSGKRRKVQSPHQSYSLAELDEKINAIKQALLRKTKESKFKEAEQLLR
- the LOC119701762 gene encoding MAP3K12-binding inhibitory protein 1 isoform X2, whose product is MAAAVAAPGPLPPGAPAPEVDPAASEVASSALRCLAGLAGQLNLGEDIVKVVIDWSKLQSTSALQPALLFSALQQHILCLQPLLEKLQSLIKEENIGHVEPGGKTESQTSLDVYDGNSQTEEKYGSYDLRDLKDARFNFDPEVVQIKAGKAEIDRRISAFIERKQAEINENNVREFCNVIDCNQENSCARTDAIFTPYPGFKSHIKVSRVVNTYGPQTRSEGMHGSSHKASVPMHDCGNQAVEERLQNIEAHLRLQTGGPVPRDIYQRIKKLEDKILELEGLSPEYFQSVSCSGKRRKVQSPHSYSLAELDEKINAIKQALLRKTKESKFKEAEQLLR